The Fodinibius saliphilus genomic interval TTGAATAAACCTCTCCTGATTCCCAAAATCCTGAACCGTGACTGCCCTTTAGCTCTACAAATGTCTTGGGCTCGTTGGCTACCGCATACAACTCTTGCCCATGATGGAAAGGCACGACTCGGTCATCTCGGCTGTGGGCCATAAACAAAGGGGCATTAATTTGTTGAACATACTCTTTTGTTTTGTATTCGTATGTTAGCAACCAACGTACCGGCAACCATGGATAGAGATCTGCTCCCAGATCTGCTGCTGAAGTAAAAGTGGATTCAATAACTGCGGCGGCAGGATCTTTACGAGCGGCCAGCCAAGCAGCAACTGCTCCCCCCAGTGACCGTCCCATAATTACAATATCATCATTATTCATCTTCTTTTGATTCACCAAATAACTCCAAGCTGCAGAAATGTCACGATAGGTTCCTTCTTCGCTGGGTTTCCCTTCACTCCTGCCGTATCCACGATAATCGAATATAAATACATTACAGCCCAAACTATTAAGAAGCTGAATACTCTGAAGACGACCCGAAATATTCCCGGCATTACCGTGTGCATATAGTATGGTAGGGGCTGAAGGGTTTGCAGTCACAAACCATCCATGGAGCTTGAGGTTATCCTCGGTGTGGAAGTTAGCTTCTTGATAAGAAAGGCCTATACTTTGCGGGGTAGCGATCAACTCTTTTTGAGGATGATAGGTCAACTTTGATTGCAATAGGTACATTAATAAGAGAATCAGCATATAGCCGATTAGTACGCTGACTCCTATCCACAATATCGTCTGCAGCATACGCATATTCA includes:
- a CDS encoding alpha/beta hydrolase codes for the protein MNMRMLQTILWIGVSVLIGYMLILLLMYLLQSKLTYHPQKELIATPQSIGLSYQEANFHTEDNLKLHGWFVTANPSAPTILYAHGNAGNISGRLQSIQLLNSLGCNVFIFDYRGYGRSEGKPSEEGTYRDISAAWSYLVNQKKMNNDDIVIMGRSLGGAVAAWLAARKDPAAAVIESTFTSAADLGADLYPWLPVRWLLTYEYKTKEYVQQINAPLFMAHSRDDRVVPFHHGQELYAVANEPKTFVELKGSHGSGFWESGEVYSTALLDFLGRNTSLKSKMGK